The following proteins are co-located in the Silene latifolia isolate original U9 population chromosome 1, ASM4854445v1, whole genome shotgun sequence genome:
- the LOC141611035 gene encoding early nodulin-like protein 17 — protein sequence MELQLRYTTLLMALTCAMVVITLPQVSAKRYIVGGSFGWASSGVNFTVWAQDKHFYLGDWLFFVYDRHQNNVLEVNKTNYENCIADHPRANWTTGAGRDVVPLNQTRHYYFISGNGFCYGGMKLAINVVKPPPPPSASPVKNAASNTSLRGNFVLPLVFAIGAFWDSFLRVMG from the exons ATGGAGTTACAGCTAAGGTATACGACCCTACTAATGGCGCTAACATGCGCCATGGTGGTAATTACGCTACCTCAAGTATCAGCTAAAAGATACATTGTAGGAGGTAGTTTTGGTTGGGCTTCTTCAGGTGTTAACTTCACTGTTTGGGCTCAGGACAAACACTTCTACCTTGGAGACTGGCTTT TTTTTGTGTATGACAGGCACCAGAACAATGTGCTTGAGGTAAACAAGACTAACTACGAGAATTGCATTGCCGACCACCCTCGTGCCAACTGGACAACAGGAGCGGGAAGAGACGTGGTTCCGCTTAATCAAACTCGACATTATTACTTCATCAGTGGCAACGGGTTCTGTTATGGAGGCATGAAATTGGCCATCAACGTCGTCAAGCCTCCTCCTCCACCCTCGGCATCCCCTGTTAAAAATGCTGCATCAAACACGTCTTTACGAGGCAACTTTGTCCTCCCACTTGTCTTCGCCATTGGCGCTTTCTGGGATTCTTTTCTCAGGGTCATGGGATAA